Proteins from a single region of Argiope bruennichi chromosome 6, qqArgBrue1.1, whole genome shotgun sequence:
- the LOC129971285 gene encoding uncharacterized protein LOC129971285, with protein sequence MQDQQTNHGHNFISSKGLKIIQINLGRPKAATDNLHPMAAKLQPDIIAIQEPYQNNDRIKGIPSSWSLFCSTSKKAAIAIPKPTIKIAIIAIKINTIAIKIQTTSQRTTIISAYSSPASNIQETLQELQQIINTLPREQIIITADLNGHNNLWGYEHNDLRGNQILDFALGCSLYIINKQDAPPTFSHCRKRGWPDLTLCSQNLIDTISKWEVLEEPSLSDHKFIETTIAINQQSSITTRFKTKHGNHRKMLNHLLPHVIKIQQAINKSNTPRQLNETTIILQE encoded by the coding sequence ATGCAGGATCAGCAGACAAACCATGGCCACAATTTTATATCATCAAAAGGTCTCAAGATCATACAAATAAACCTAGGCAGGCCAAAAGCGGCAACAGATAACCTCCACCCAATGGCAGCAAAACTCCAACCAGACATAATAGCTATTCAAGAGCCATATCAAAACAATGACCGAATAAAAGGAATACCAAGCTCCTGGTCATTGTTTTGTTCAACATCAAAAAAAGCAGCAATAGCCATTCCAAAACCCACCATCAAAATAGCAATTATTGCAATCAAGATAAACACaatagcaattaaaattcaaacaacctCACAACGGACAACAATAATCTCAGCCTACTCATCTCCAGCCTCCAACATTCAAGAAACGCTCCAAGAATTACAACAGATAATTAACACCTTGCCAAGGGAACAAATCATTATCACAGCTGACCTAAACGGGCATAACAACCTCTGGGGTTATGAACACAATGACCTCAGAGGAAACCAAATACTAGACTTCGCCCTCGGATGCAGTCTGTATATCATCAACAAGCAAGATGCTCCTCCAACCTTTTCCCACTGCAGAAAAAGAGGATGGCCGGACCTCACCCTCTGCAGCCAAAACCTGATAGACACCATTTCTAAATGGGAAGTGCTAGAAGAGCCGTCCCTCAGTGACCATAAATTCATAGAAACAACAATAGCTATCAACCAGCAGAGCTCCATAACaacaagatttaaaacaaaacacgGAAACCATAGAAAAATGCTAAATCATCTCCTACCACACGTAATCAAAATTCAACAAGCAATTAACAAAAGCAACACTCCACGGCAATTAAACGAAACAACTATCATCTTGCAAGAATAG